Below is a window of Clostridiales bacterium DNA.
ACGGAGGCTTTGCCTTTCTTCGCCGTACGGGCAGTGTTCCCGCTGCTTTTTTTCACCTGCTTACCGGAAGAGGCGGAAGGAGCGCTCTCTGAACTATCGGGCGCGTTGCTTTCGGCCGGCTGTTCAGGCGCGGCAGGAAGTTCGGGTTCGGCCGGCAGTTCAGGAGCTGCAGGCGGTTCTGCCTGCGGGGCTGCGGTATCGGAAGGAGTTCTGTTCCGGCCATGCTGTCCGGAAGGCATCTGCCGGCCGGGTGCTGCGTTCCTGCCGTTCCGGCCGCCCTTCATTACGCTGGCGGAAGTGACCGCATCCGTACCGCCGGCGGGTTCTTCCGCCATGGCCGGGATGACTGCTGCACTGAGCAGCAGGCTCAGCGCCAGGGCCAGGGAAATCCATTTCTTCATTGCTTTTATACCTCCTTAGTGATCATCTGTCAGGATACATAGAATGTTTTTTGCCATCGGCGCCTTTTGATGACAGGATGATCATAGCGGAGAAGCCTAAAACAAAGCTAAAAAAGAAAGCCGGGGAAATATTCCCGGCGGAAGGTGAAGAGTTGGGGGAAGACAGAAGAACTGTTCCTCTGTCTTCCTCTGTCTTGCTGTCTTGCTGGTTTCACTTGCGGTAGGTGAGAGTAGACTCGGTTTCTCCGTCGCGGAGACGGCGGGCAGCGACGACCAGGCGGTAGTCGTCATCCTCCACGCAGGTGACGAGGAGGAGGATCTGGTCCTCCGGCTGCACATCGACGGCATTTCCGCTGATGGCCCGGGATTCCAGTTTGCGGATGGCAGCCTCCCGACCGGCGCGGGTGTGGTCGTCCAGGGACCAGATGTCGAAGTATCCGGAGGTGCCGGGCACGACGTTGATCTCCGCCGCAGCGAAGACGGCGTAGCGGCCGTCCTCATACATCGTGTCGAAGGTGATGAACCGGTTTTTGCGGAGGTAATCCCCGTCCCGGTATTTGCGGAGGCGGCCGAACATGCTGCCGGATTTCATGTTGTGCCCGTACAGGATGACAGTGTAGGGACGGGTTTCCAGGCGGGTGCCGGCATCCATGAAGATGGCGCCGTTGACGTTCTTTTTGCCGGTGGCGTCCCGGGTGAGGAAATAGCTGTTGTCCTTCAGGACCACGGGTTCGTCCACGCTGTCCATGCGGAGCCAGCCGGTGATATATTTGCCCTTCCTCCGCAGGTCCGTGAAACGGTCTGAAATGCGGAGGGAAGAATTGTACGGATAGGGAACGGCCGGCAGGAGGCCGTAATCCGCAGGAACTTCGGTGGCCGGAACCGCCGTGGGCGGCACAGGAACGGCAGTCAGATCTGCAGCCGGCGCTTCGGTGACCGGGACCGGCTGGTCATAGATGCTCCGGAGCTCCGCCGCGGTCTGCCGGGAAGCGGAAAGATCCGAGAAGTAGCGGATGAGCCCCGCGGCACCCCAGACGACCAGGGCGCAGGCAAGGACAGCCAGGAACAGGCACAGGAGCTTTTTCCGCTGCTGTGCCGGACGGGGATTCTGCTGCGCCGGAACCAGGTCCGGCCGTCTTTCCGGGTAATAAGGCATGATATTGTTCCTCCGTCAGATCAGGACACCGGTATTGTATCCTGTTCCGGCACGGCGGGCAATATGCAAAAACTAAGCGCATCCCGAAGGATGCGCCGGAGAAATCAGAATTTCAGGACGATGCCGACCACAGCGGAAAGGGCGATGAAAATCACCGGGTGCCATTTCAGCTTTTTCTGGGCGATGAAGATGACCGCGCCGAGGATGATTGCCTTCCAGATGAAGAACTCCCCGAGACCGGCGCCGGAGGTAAGCGCATCCAGGCGGACCAGGGCGACTTTCGCGACGTTGAGGAAGGCCACGGAGATCATGGCGATGGACGCCGGGCGGAGGCCATAGAACGCGCCCTCTACGATTTTGCTCTGGCGGAACTTCGCCAGGAACCGGGCGATGATCAGCGTGATGATGATGCTCGGAAGCGCCAGGGCGAGGCTGGCCAGGATGCCGCCGGGGATGCCCGCCACGCTGTATCCGGCGTAGGTGGACATGTTGATGCCGATGGGTCCGGGAGTGGACTCCGAGATCGCGATCATGTCGGCGATGTCGCTGTGGGTGAACCAGTCGGGGTGGTTGGTGCTCATCTCATAGAGGAAGGGGAGCGTGGCCAGGCCGCCGCCGATAGAGAACAGGCCGGTTTTGAAGAACTCGAACATCAGCGTGAGGATCGTCATTTCGCGTCACCCTCCTTCCGGGCGGCCCGGTTTCTCCGGTCCGAGATGATGACGCCGGCGACACCGGCCAGGATGACCAGCACGGCCGCCGGGATTTTCACCGGCAGGACGCCGGAGAAGGCGTGCAGCGCGAACACGATGATGTAGATCACGAGAGCAACCGGATCCACCACGGAGGATTTCCACAGGCGGAGCACCGCCTGCAGGATCAGGACGCAGACGCAGACACGGATGCCGGCGAATGCGTGCTGGACCACCTCCAGGTGGGCGAAGTTGCTGATGAACATGGCGATGAGCAGGATGAGGATGACCGGCCCGGTGAGGAAACCGACCGAGGCGACGAGTGCTCCTTTGACGCCGTTTCTCTTTTCACCGATAAAGGTGGATACGTTCATGGCGATGATGCCGGGAGTGCACTGCCCGATGGAGAAATAATCGCGCAGCTCGTCCATGGTGGTCCAGTGCCGTTTGTCCACAAGCTCCCGCTCCAGGATCGGCAGCATGGCATAGCCGCCGCCGAAGGTGACCAGGCCGATGCGGACGAAGGTCCAGTACAGTTCCAGCAGTTCCTTCATGGGATGCCTCCGTTCTGTGTTATTCATGATCCGGGGCGGGCGGGAGATCGTCCAGCAGGCTCAGCTGCTGCCCGCCGCCGCATCCGCGGCAGTAATGGATATACCAGCATTCATACGGCTCGGTGCACTGGGGCCCGGGCTCCATGGCCACCTCTTCCGCCTGTTTGCCGATGCGATTGAGGTTCCAGATATGGTCGTTGACCCAGGAATACAGGGCCTTGGCCTTTTCGGTGATCTCCACCGGCAGGAAGGGGTTTTCCTCGTCCGGCCCGTGGGTGACGATGAAGATCCGGTTGATCTTCAGGCCGCTGCGGGTGATGATGTAGTACTGGAAGCCGGCGTCGCGGATGAACTGCTCGTGGACCTCCGGCGCGTTCTTGACCTCATAGAAGTCGTATCCTGTTTCCGTTTTGCGGAGGATGTCCACCGCGCAGTAGTTGTTGTAGTGGCTGAAGGCCGCCTCGCAGATGACGGGCGTGCCCAGGGCCAGGTGCTCCTTCGTGCGCTCCAGCATGGCTTTCTTGTCCGGAATGAGGGTGCCGGGACGGTACACCGTCATTTCCTCATAGGGACCGAACATCGCCATGGCGCGGTCGCCGAAGTCGTTGCCGGCGTCGAGGCGGGCCTGCGTTTCCGGCGGAATGACGCGGAGATTGGGCTTGTGCCGGTCCAGCCAGAGCATTTTCGGGCACTGCATTCCGCGCATAAAATCGGTTTTGGTGATGGCCATTGAAGCTTCCTCCCGGGGACAGGGTATCCCCTGGGAAATTTTATCACGGAAAACGACATGTTTTCAATGATTTCTTTTGACATTGAACCATGCATATGATACTATATTTTGTGGCAATACACATTGAAACAACCGGATATGGAAAGGAACGGGGAGACATGTACTATCATATCGGCAAGAAGGTCCGTTATTTTGCGGTTGCGCTCTGCATTATCGGCGTGCTGGCTTCCATCGGGACAGGCGTATACCTGTATGCTGAAGAGAAACTGGACGTGGTGCCGGCCCTGGCCATCTGCATCGGCGGATCCATCCTGTTCTGGCTGCTCTCCTGGGTGACCTACTGCATCGGCGATACGAACGTGCGGATTGAACGCCTGGAGGACAAGCTGATTCCGAAGCCGGTTTACACCCAGTATCTTGCGGGCAACAATCCGCTGCGCGGGCAGTGCGAAATCTGTGGCAAGACGACGGACCTGGTGAACGCGAAGATCGAGGACAAGCTCGGCACGCGTTACCGGAAGCTCTGCCGGGAATGCTACATGACCAACAACTGCAAGCCGGCTGACTGACCCGGGAGAGGAATTTTATTCCCATGACGATTCAACAACTGAAATACGCAATCACCATCTCGGAGGTCGGTTCCCTGAACCGGGCCTCCGAGGTGCTCTATGTTTCCCAGCCGTCGCTGAGCAGCGCGGTGCGGAGCCTGGAGGAGGACCTGGGCATCACGATCTTCTCCCGCGGGGGGAAGGGCGTCGCGCTGACGAACGACGGCGCGGAGTTCATCCGCTATGCCCGCCAGGTGGTGGCCCAGTACGAGCGGCTGCTGGACAAGTATGGCCAGGGCGGCACGCTGAAGAAGAAATTCGGCATCTCCACGCAGCACTATTCCTTCGCGGTAAAGAGCTTTGTGGAAATGGTGAAGCAGTTTGACACGCAGGAATACGAGTTCGCGATCCGGGAAACGACGACCCGGGACGTGATTGAGGACGTGAGCACCGCCAAGAGCGAGATCGGCATCCTGTACCTAAGCGATTTCAACCGCAAGGCGATTGAGCGCATCCTGCGCGGGAACCAGCTGGAGTTCCACCCGCTGATCCAGTGCGACACTTACGCCTACCTGTGGAAGGGACACCCGCTGGCCGGGGAGAAATCCATCCGCCCGGAACAGCTGGCGGAATACCCCTGCCTGACCTTTGAACAGGGCGGAAGCGAGTCCTTCTACTTCAATGAGGAAACCCTGGCCAACGCGGAAAACCTGCGGATCATCAAGGCAACGGACCGGGCGTCCATGCTGAACCTGATGGTGGGCCTGAACGGGTACACCGTGTGCTCCGGCATCATCTGCGAGGAGCTGAACGGATCCGACTATGTGGCGGTGCCTTTCCGCGGCGGGGAGGAGACGGCCGGCAGCCGGATGGAGATCGGCTACATCATCAAGCAGAACATGATTATGAGCAACATGGCGCAGCTGTATATCGAGGAGCTGAAACGGTACCTGGGGACCATTCCGGCGAACATCGGAAGCACCGTAAAAACCGAAAAACAAGGTTGACTTTTCCGAGGGCGCAAGGGTATAATTATCAAGGTTTTTGAGCCGGATTCTTATCCGGCTGGACATGTGAAAAATAAGGAGGGAATGTCATGGACGCTGGGAGTAGCAGCGGCACAGCCGTTGGGCGAAGACGGCAGAGCGCGGGCGCCATGGCGTTCCCGCTCTGATATCTGAAATCGTCCGCCTGCGGGCGTCGTATGCTTACTGCTGGCTTCATCATCCTGTTAATGGGAGGGAGCAGGCATGGCGGAGCATTCTGTCACGGTAGAAAACACTTTACAGACACTTCTGGCTGACAAAAAGTACGCAACCATCCGGGACATCCTCGTAACCATGAACCCGGCGGATATTGCCGCGGTCTTTTCCGGTGTGGAGCAGGAAAAGCTGCCGCTGCTTTTTCGTCTGCTGCCGAAGGAACTGGCAGCGGAGAGCTTCGTGGAAATGGAGAGCGAGGAGCAGGAAGCCCTGATCAAGGGTATCAGCGACAGCGAGCTGCGCGAGGTCATGGACGAGCTGTACGTCGACGACGCGGCGGACATCGTGGAAGAGATGCCCGCGAATGTCGTGCAGCGGATCCTGGCGCAGTCCGATCCGCAGATGCGCAAGGAGATCAACGAAATCCTGCAGTATCCGGAGAACTCGGCCGGTTCCGTGATGACCACGGAATACGTGAAGCTGAGCCCCGGCATGACGGTGGGGGACGCGATCCTGCGGATCCGCCGCACCGGCGTGGACAAGGAAACCATTTACACCTGCTATGTGCTGGACAACCGGATCCTGGTGGGCACCGTATCGGTGAAGAGCCTGCTGCTCGCGCCGAACGACCTGCAGACGATTGACAGCGTCATGGATGAAAACGTCATCACGGTGACCACCCATACCGACCAGGAAGAAGTGGCCCGGATGATGAGCAAGTACAACCTGCTTGCGATCCCGGTTGTCGACCGGGACAACCGGATGGTCGGTATCGTCACATTCGACGACGCCATGGACGTTATGGAAGACGAGGCCACCGAGGACATCGAGATCATGGCCGGTATGACGCCGAGCGACAAGACCTACCTGCGGTCTTCGCCGTTCGACCTGTTCAAGCACCGGATTCCCTGGCTGAGCCTCCTGATGATTTCCGCCACGTTCACGGGCCTGATCATTTCCGGGTTCGAGGACCGGCTGGCCGCGCTGGTCTGCCTGACCGCGTTTATCCCGATGCTGATGGACACCGGCGGTAACTCCGGTTCCCAGTCGTCGGTTACGGTGATCCGTGCGCTGTCCCTGGGCGAACTGGAGTTCGCGGACCTGCCGAAGGTCATCTGGAAGGAATTCCGCACAGCCCTGATCTGCGGCGGCGTGCTGGCGCTGCTCTGTTTCGGCAAGGTGATGCTGATTGACCACCTGATGCTGAAGACCGATGGTGTGGATTTCATGGTGGCCCTGGTGATCGCCATGACGATGGCGGTGACCGTGGTGTGCGCGAAGATGGTCGGCTGTACGCTGCCGATGCTGGCGAAGAAGCTGGGCTTTGACCCGGCGGTAATGGCCAGCCCGTTCATCACCACAATTGTGGACGCGCTGAGCCTGCTGGTTTACTTCGGAATCGCCAGCGCCCTGCTGCCTGCCCTGCGTGAAGCCGCGGCCGTACCGGCGGATGCCACCTCCATTGTGAAGCAGATCACAGACCACCTGGCGCTGGCCGCCCGGTCAATGCACTGAGCCGGATAATAAAACCGAAAAACAGGAGTGAAGGACGGAATGAGTACCCGTAAGAACGCGGCCTACAACATCGCGTACCGGGTGTTCTCCGTCCTTCTTCCGCTTGTGACGATGCCGTACCTCACCCGTGTATGCGGGCAGGACGGCGTCGGTTTATATTCCTACGCGTGGACGATCAGCGAATTCTTCTGCCTGGCGGCCATGCTGGGCCTGAACGATTACGGCGTGCGGGCGGTCGCCCAGGTGCGGGACGACCGGGCAAAACTGGACCGCACTTTCTCCGCCATCTGGCAGATGCAGCTGCTGACGGCGGGCTCGGCGCTGCTGGCCTGGTTCGGCTATGTGTTCCTGTTCGCCGGCGATGAAAAGTACATCGCCCTGCACCTGACGATGATGAGCGTGAGCTGCCTGTGCAGCTTTGACTGGGCCCTGATGGGCCTGGACCAGTTCAAACCCGTGGCCCTGCGGAACACCTTTGTGAAGCTGGCCGCCGCGGCATGCGTGTTTATCTTTGTAAAAAGCAAGGCGGACCTGTGGGTGTACGCGCTGGTATGGAGCCTGGCCACGCTGCTGGGCAACCTGAGCTGCGTGACGGCCATGCGGGGCCGCGTGAAGTATACCCCGGTGCCGATGCGGGAAAGCCTGAAGCACCTGGGCCCCTGCGCGGTGCTGTTCATCTCCGTGCTGGCGGTGAGCATTTACCGGAAGATGGACAAGGTGATGGTAACGCTGATTTCCGGCGAGGCCCAGAACGGGCTGTACGAGGCCGCTGAAAAGGTGATTTACTGCCTGAGCGGGTTCATCTCCGCCATCGGCACGGTGATGCTGCCGAAGGTGACGCATATGCGGGAAAAGGGCGAAACGGAAAAGATCGCCCGGCATATCGACCGGAGCATGGACCTGGTGATCTGCATGGTGAGTGCCATGGCCTTCGGCATCGCCGCAGTGGCGGACCGGCTGGCGCCGCTGTACTTCGGGGAAGATTTCCGCGCTTCCGGAATCCTGATGGCGCTGCTGGGCTTTACGCTGATCATGATCGGCTTTGCCAACGTCATCCGCACCCAGGTGGTGCTTCCGTCGAAGCGGGACCATATCTTCGTGCGCAGCGTATGCTGCGGCGCGGCGGTGAACCTCACCGCCAACCTGTGCCTGATTCCGCGGATGGGCGCCATGGGCGCCGTCATCGGCACCCTGCTGGCGGAGATGACCGTGCCGGTGGTGCAGTTCATCCTCCTGCGGAAGGAGCTTCCGTACGGAAAGTATATGCGCCATGTACTGGCCTACGCGGTCATCGGCGGGATCATGCTGCTGTGCGTGCGGGGCATCGGAATGCTGCTGCCGACGGAAACCTGGGTGAACCTGGGAATCCAGATGGTGTCCGGCGCGGCGGTTTACGGGATCCTGTGCCTCATTTACTGGAAGCTGGCAAAGAAAGGCCTTTTCTGGAAAGACTGAAGATTTTACACCGCTGTTACACATCTTCTATGAAAATATGATAGAATTCTGACGAAGCCTTGGAGAGGGTGAGTTTTTTTGTATACGGTTTTTATGGTGGAGGATGACCCGAATATCCGGATGCTGACGGGAATGCACCTGCAGCTGGCCGGGTACGCCGTGCGGGAACTGGAGGACGCGGCCGCCGCGCGGGCGGCGCTGGCGGAGGAGAAACCGGCGCTGGTGCTGCTGGATATCATGATGCCCGGGGAGGACGGCTTCTCCCTCGGGGAATCCCTGATCCGGGAAGGGATTCCCGTGATTTTCCTGACGGCGAAGACGGCGGTGACCGACCGGGTGCGTGGGCTGCGGCTGGGCGCGCAGGACTATATCCTGAAGCCCTTTGAGCCGGCGGAGCTGCTGGCCCGGGTGGAGAATACCCTGAAGCGCACCCAGGCAAAGACCGACGTCTATGAGCGGGGAGACCTGAAGGTGAACTTCGAAACGCGTGAGGTGTGGCGCGGCGGGAAGCCTGTGACGCTGACGACGCTGGAATTCAACCTGCTGAAGACGCTGATTGAGTCCGGCCGGACGGCCATGAGCCGGGATGAGCTGCTGAACGCCGTGTGGGGATACAACTACATCGGCGAGACCCGCACGGTGGACGTGCATATCCAGCGGC
It encodes the following:
- a CDS encoding class B sortase — protein: MPYYPERRPDLVPAQQNPRPAQQRKKLLCLFLAVLACALVVWGAAGLIRYFSDLSASRQTAAELRSIYDQPVPVTEAPAADLTAVPVPPTAVPATEVPADYGLLPAVPYPYNSSLRISDRFTDLRRKGKYITGWLRMDSVDEPVVLKDNSYFLTRDATGKKNVNGAIFMDAGTRLETRPYTVILYGHNMKSGSMFGRLRKYRDGDYLRKNRFITFDTMYEDGRYAVFAAAEINVVPGTSGYFDIWSLDDHTRAGREAAIRKLESRAISGNAVDVQPEDQILLLVTCVEDDDYRLVVAARRLRDGETESTLTYRK
- a CDS encoding chromate transporter, with the protein product MTILTLMFEFFKTGLFSIGGGLATLPFLYEMSTNHPDWFTHSDIADMIAISESTPGPIGINMSTYAGYSVAGIPGGILASLALALPSIIITLIIARFLAKFRQSKIVEGAFYGLRPASIAMISVAFLNVAKVALVRLDALTSGAGLGEFFIWKAIILGAVIFIAQKKLKWHPVIFIALSAVVGIVLKF
- a CDS encoding chromate transporter, encoding MKELLELYWTFVRIGLVTFGGGYAMLPILERELVDKRHWTTMDELRDYFSIGQCTPGIIAMNVSTFIGEKRNGVKGALVASVGFLTGPVILILLIAMFISNFAHLEVVQHAFAGIRVCVCVLILQAVLRLWKSSVVDPVALVIYIIVFALHAFSGVLPVKIPAAVLVILAGVAGVIISDRRNRAARKEGDAK
- a CDS encoding LysR family transcriptional regulator — translated: MTIQQLKYAITISEVGSLNRASEVLYVSQPSLSSAVRSLEEDLGITIFSRGGKGVALTNDGAEFIRYARQVVAQYERLLDKYGQGGTLKKKFGISTQHYSFAVKSFVEMVKQFDTQEYEFAIRETTTRDVIEDVSTAKSEIGILYLSDFNRKAIERILRGNQLEFHPLIQCDTYAYLWKGHPLAGEKSIRPEQLAEYPCLTFEQGGSESFYFNEETLANAENLRIIKATDRASMLNLMVGLNGYTVCSGIICEELNGSDYVAVPFRGGEETAGSRMEIGYIIKQNMIMSNMAQLYIEELKRYLGTIPANIGSTVKTEKQG
- the mgtE gene encoding magnesium transporter → MAEHSVTVENTLQTLLADKKYATIRDILVTMNPADIAAVFSGVEQEKLPLLFRLLPKELAAESFVEMESEEQEALIKGISDSELREVMDELYVDDAADIVEEMPANVVQRILAQSDPQMRKEINEILQYPENSAGSVMTTEYVKLSPGMTVGDAILRIRRTGVDKETIYTCYVLDNRILVGTVSVKSLLLAPNDLQTIDSVMDENVITVTTHTDQEEVARMMSKYNLLAIPVVDRDNRMVGIVTFDDAMDVMEDEATEDIEIMAGMTPSDKTYLRSSPFDLFKHRIPWLSLLMISATFTGLIISGFEDRLAALVCLTAFIPMLMDTGGNSGSQSSVTVIRALSLGELEFADLPKVIWKEFRTALICGGVLALLCFGKVMLIDHLMLKTDGVDFMVALVIAMTMAVTVVCAKMVGCTLPMLAKKLGFDPAVMASPFITTIVDALSLLVYFGIASALLPALREAAAVPADATSIVKQITDHLALAARSMH
- a CDS encoding flippase, with amino-acid sequence MSTRKNAAYNIAYRVFSVLLPLVTMPYLTRVCGQDGVGLYSYAWTISEFFCLAAMLGLNDYGVRAVAQVRDDRAKLDRTFSAIWQMQLLTAGSALLAWFGYVFLFAGDEKYIALHLTMMSVSCLCSFDWALMGLDQFKPVALRNTFVKLAAAACVFIFVKSKADLWVYALVWSLATLLGNLSCVTAMRGRVKYTPVPMRESLKHLGPCAVLFISVLAVSIYRKMDKVMVTLISGEAQNGLYEAAEKVIYCLSGFISAIGTVMLPKVTHMREKGETEKIARHIDRSMDLVICMVSAMAFGIAAVADRLAPLYFGEDFRASGILMALLGFTLIMIGFANVIRTQVVLPSKRDHIFVRSVCCGAAVNLTANLCLIPRMGAMGAVIGTLLAEMTVPVVQFILLRKELPYGKYMRHVLAYAVIGGIMLLCVRGIGMLLPTETWVNLGIQMVSGAAVYGILCLIYWKLAKKGLFWKD
- a CDS encoding response regulator transcription factor, with product MYTVFMVEDDPNIRMLTGMHLQLAGYAVRELEDAAAARAALAEEKPALVLLDIMMPGEDGFSLGESLIREGIPVIFLTAKTAVTDRVRGLRLGAQDYILKPFEPAELLARVENTLKRTQAKTDVYERGDLKVNFETREVWRGGKPVTLTTLEFNLLKTLIESGRTAMSRDELLNAVWGYNYIGETRTVDVHIQRLRGKIGAERIETIIRYGYRFREDV